In one window of Spartinivicinus marinus DNA:
- a CDS encoding helix-turn-helix domain-containing protein, which translates to MAKKKTKKPQRQIVTEHILKYGHITRNEAIGMYGITRLAAVVHDMTKNYDVPIIAKQEDTDYSYSFRWDFLDKVRDIKHARDLMHKHDFAFIH; encoded by the coding sequence ATGGCAAAGAAGAAAACTAAGAAACCCCAGCGCCAAATAGTCACTGAGCACATTTTAAAATATGGCCACATTACCCGCAACGAAGCTATTGGCATGTACGGCATTACCCGTCTAGCTGCTGTGGTCCACGATATGACAAAGAATTATGACGTGCCTATCATTGCTAAGCAGGAGGACACTGATTATTCCTACTCTTTCCGCTGGGACTTTTTAGACAAGGTTAGAGATATTAAGCACGCACGCGATTTAATGCATAAGCATGACTTCGCATTTATCCACTAG
- a CDS encoding STAS domain-containing protein: MSFTFHCRVIGETLIACITGNLVAGNRFSLSKKLSKRISQDNANVILDMSGIEHIDSMGMGDLAVISSIVKKHCGHLTIISPKLEVTELINNALLGKHVEIKEAVDV, encoded by the coding sequence ATGTCATTTACATTTCACTGCAGAGTAATTGGAGAAACACTAATCGCTTGTATAACTGGGAACTTAGTTGCAGGAAACAGATTCAGTCTAAGCAAAAAGTTAAGCAAACGGATTAGTCAGGATAATGCCAATGTGATTTTAGATATGTCAGGAATTGAGCACATTGACTCTATGGGTATGGGTGATTTAGCTGTAATAAGCTCAATAGTTAAAAAACATTGCGGCCACTTAACAATCATTAGCCCTAAACTAGAGGTTACGGAATTAATAAATAATGCTCTTTTAGGCAAGCATGTTGAAATAAAGGAAGCTGTAGACGTTTAG
- a CDS encoding toprim domain-containing protein, with amino-acid sequence MSHSLIEGNYKELVKRKISEETCRKLGYKIGRFKDKSVHIANYACPKTRVVQAQKIRFPDKTFTILGNTRKLPFFGWHTWRNGGRKLVITEGEIDALSVSEVQNNKYPVVSLPNGASSVKQTFIDNKAYLDGFEEIIIMFDNDEAGQIATEEACRLLGAKARVASLPFKDANEALVAGRSDLIIPAIWDAKPYKPACIFTGEEVLATAYQEPEMGLSWPFPTLTQATYGKRPNEMYAIGSGTGCGKTDLLKEDIAHNIRVHNEKCMTFFLEEPNLQLTLDTIAGKVDSKLYHVPGAEYDKEQFKKTREKVAKNLLMYSVDGNTEPEDILQYIRLGVEGYGARHVYLDHITYIMDAVGEGQGLEVLKSFMRGLNDLNKELPFTLYYVSHLRKKDGKKSHEEGGRVTLDDFAGGKANVQYANFTFALERDQQAEENEEKNKTVFRILKDRYTGQSTGTTIQLLYDPATGRKQEYNPFDAVDEQDRENKTEPEQKEDF; translated from the coding sequence GTGTCACACTCTTTAATTGAGGGTAATTATAAAGAACTAGTTAAACGCAAAATTAGTGAGGAAACATGCCGTAAATTAGGCTATAAAATAGGCCGCTTTAAAGATAAATCCGTTCACATTGCTAATTACGCTTGCCCTAAAACACGAGTCGTACAAGCCCAGAAAATACGCTTTCCTGATAAAACTTTTACAATACTTGGAAATACCCGAAAGCTTCCCTTTTTCGGCTGGCACACTTGGCGTAACGGTGGGCGCAAGCTTGTAATAACTGAAGGTGAAATAGACGCTCTCTCAGTCTCTGAGGTCCAAAATAATAAATATCCTGTTGTGTCCTTACCGAACGGAGCCTCTTCTGTTAAGCAAACCTTCATTGATAACAAGGCTTATCTCGATGGCTTCGAAGAAATTATTATCATGTTTGATAATGACGAGGCGGGCCAGATAGCAACAGAAGAAGCTTGTCGTTTACTTGGTGCTAAAGCTCGTGTTGCCTCTCTCCCATTTAAAGATGCCAATGAAGCGCTTGTGGCAGGGCGTAGTGATTTAATTATACCTGCCATTTGGGACGCAAAGCCTTATAAACCCGCTTGTATATTCACTGGTGAGGAAGTCTTAGCAACAGCTTATCAAGAGCCTGAAATGGGCTTGTCCTGGCCATTCCCCACGTTAACCCAGGCAACCTACGGTAAAAGACCAAATGAAATGTACGCCATCGGCTCAGGCACAGGTTGCGGTAAAACAGATTTATTAAAGGAGGATATTGCCCACAATATTAGGGTCCATAACGAAAAGTGCATGACCTTTTTTCTTGAAGAACCTAATTTACAGCTAACGTTAGACACTATCGCTGGCAAGGTGGACTCAAAGTTATACCACGTTCCTGGTGCTGAGTATGACAAGGAACAGTTTAAAAAGACCAGGGAAAAAGTAGCCAAAAATTTATTAATGTATTCTGTGGATGGCAATACCGAGCCTGAAGATATTCTTCAATATATCCGGTTAGGCGTTGAAGGTTACGGAGCACGTCATGTCTACCTAGACCACATCACCTACATTATGGATGCAGTAGGAGAAGGCCAAGGACTTGAGGTCTTAAAAAGCTTTATGCGTGGCCTGAATGATTTGAATAAAGAGCTGCCCTTTACCCTTTATTACGTTTCGCACCTACGAAAAAAAGACGGTAAAAAGAGCCATGAAGAAGGCGGCCGCGTTACCCTTGACGACTTTGCGGGAGGAAAAGCTAATGTTCAATATGCCAATTTCACCTTTGCCCTTGAACGAGACCAACAAGCGGAGGAAAACGAAGAAAAAAATAAAACTGTATTTAGGATACTTAAGGACAGATATACCGGCCAGTCCACGGGAACCACAATACAGCTGCTGTATGACCCCGCCACTGGAAGGAAGCAGGAATATAACCCCTTCGATGCTGTAGACGAGCAAGACCGAGAAAATAAAACAGAGCCAGAACAGAAAGAGGATTTTTAA
- a CDS encoding cell wall hydrolase, which produces MHLTLFSLLFLLTACTTNPPPTEELKCLALNIYHEARGEGLMGMLAVGEVTINRVYDKKWPNSICSVVYQDKQFSWTHDQLTDSMEEEEAKHLSQLVAKLILSGVKLNLTKGATHYHANYVRPYWAESLIRTTTINNHIFYK; this is translated from the coding sequence ATGCACTTAACACTATTCTCACTTCTCTTTTTACTAACCGCCTGCACCACAAACCCACCACCTACTGAAGAATTAAAGTGCCTAGCCCTCAACATTTATCACGAAGCCCGTGGTGAGGGCTTAATGGGCATGTTGGCAGTAGGTGAAGTCACTATAAACCGTGTGTATGATAAGAAGTGGCCTAACTCTATATGCTCAGTGGTCTATCAGGACAAGCAGTTCTCATGGACTCACGACCAGCTAACAGACAGCATGGAGGAAGAGGAAGCTAAGCACCTATCACAACTAGTAGCCAAGCTAATTCTTTCAGGGGTGAAGCTAAATTTAACCAAGGGAGCAACACATTATCATGCAAATTACGTAAGGCCCTACTGGGCTGAATCTTTAATCAGGACCACAACAATTAATAATCACATTTTTTATAAATAA
- a CDS encoding DNA polymerase, translating to MSAIEFDIETNGLLDVLSKIHCICTYDKVNDIKESFRPNEIMDAILYLEDADELIAHNGFGFDYVAIKKLYPRWKPRGVLRDSLAESRLIYSNLKDIDFEKGRKKKYALPGKLYGSHSLKAWGYRLGVLKGSFAESTDWQHFSEEMLSYCEQDVEVTRKLVALLESKNYSPMALDHENRISALMALQERNGFAFNRSAAIKLYQKLAQKRAVIKEDLIISFGWWNKKKDVKKPKKSLNYKDPKRASVVEGATYTTFERITFNPASRAHIALRLKQLYGWEPKEFTDKGQPKIDESVLGRLNNPHAKALCEYLLVNKRIGQLAEGDNAWLRLEKNGFIHGYVNPNGAATGRATHAFPNVAQVPSTRAEYGTECRSLFTVPEDWCLLGSDADGLELRGLAHYMARYDKGRYVKEILSGDIHWANVIALGLVPKGTQRDKHNSEHNYVRDEIAKRFIYAFLYGAGDQKIGEIIKTNASPEMQRKIGAKYKKRFLNNLPALKYLLDTVKATVKKRGYLIGLDGRHIHCSSQHAALNYLLQGAGALICKRWLLEIEDLCQANGLTHGWHGDYAFCAWVHDEVQIACRTEEIAKQIGAYCEQAMEKVTEIFSFRCPLKASYDLGLTWADTH from the coding sequence ATGTCTGCAATTGAATTTGATATAGAAACTAACGGCCTTCTTGATGTCCTCTCAAAAATCCACTGCATTTGCACCTACGATAAAGTAAACGATATAAAAGAAAGCTTCCGCCCTAATGAAATTATGGATGCTATTTTATACCTTGAAGACGCCGACGAGCTTATAGCACACAACGGATTTGGGTTCGATTATGTAGCAATTAAGAAGCTGTACCCTCGCTGGAAACCTCGTGGCGTATTGCGTGATTCCCTGGCAGAAAGCCGCCTCATCTACTCAAACCTGAAGGACATAGATTTTGAGAAAGGACGGAAAAAGAAGTATGCCTTACCAGGAAAACTGTACGGCTCTCATTCTCTCAAGGCTTGGGGTTACCGTTTGGGCGTGCTTAAGGGCTCCTTTGCCGAAAGCACAGATTGGCAACACTTTTCTGAGGAAATGCTCTCTTATTGTGAGCAGGACGTGGAGGTCACTAGAAAGCTTGTAGCCCTGCTAGAAAGCAAAAATTATTCGCCTATGGCATTGGACCACGAGAACCGTATTTCTGCTCTCATGGCACTACAGGAGCGCAACGGTTTTGCTTTTAATAGGTCTGCTGCAATTAAGCTTTATCAAAAACTCGCACAGAAAAGGGCTGTAATTAAGGAGGATTTAATTATTTCCTTTGGCTGGTGGAATAAAAAGAAGGATGTCAAAAAGCCTAAAAAATCGCTGAATTATAAGGACCCTAAAAGAGCAAGCGTTGTTGAAGGAGCAACTTATACAACCTTTGAGCGCATCACCTTTAATCCTGCTAGTCGTGCTCATATAGCCTTGAGACTTAAACAGCTTTACGGCTGGGAACCAAAAGAATTCACGGATAAAGGCCAACCGAAAATAGATGAATCTGTTTTAGGTCGCTTAAATAATCCTCATGCTAAAGCCTTATGTGAATATTTATTGGTTAATAAACGTATAGGCCAATTAGCAGAAGGTGATAACGCGTGGCTTCGCCTGGAGAAAAACGGTTTTATTCACGGTTACGTCAATCCCAACGGAGCAGCCACAGGACGTGCTACCCATGCTTTTCCCAACGTTGCCCAGGTGCCAAGTACAAGGGCTGAGTATGGGACAGAGTGCCGTTCCCTCTTTACTGTGCCTGAAGACTGGTGTCTTCTAGGTAGTGATGCTGATGGCTTAGAACTTCGCGGTTTAGCGCATTACATGGCTCGTTATGACAAGGGCCGCTACGTTAAAGAAATTCTATCAGGTGATATTCACTGGGCAAATGTAATTGCGCTTGGGCTTGTGCCTAAAGGTACACAACGAGATAAGCATAACTCAGAGCATAATTATGTAAGGGATGAAATAGCCAAGCGGTTTATCTACGCTTTCCTGTACGGTGCTGGGGACCAGAAAATAGGTGAAATAATTAAAACCAATGCTTCACCAGAAATGCAAAGAAAAATAGGAGCAAAATATAAAAAGCGTTTCTTAAATAACTTGCCTGCTCTTAAATACTTGCTTGATACCGTAAAGGCAACTGTTAAAAAGCGTGGTTATCTCATTGGCTTAGATGGAAGACATATACACTGTTCATCACAACACGCAGCTCTAAACTACTTACTCCAAGGTGCCGGTGCTCTTATCTGTAAACGTTGGTTACTTGAGATAGAGGACTTGTGCCAAGCTAACGGTTTAACTCACGGCTGGCATGGTGACTACGCCTTCTGTGCGTGGGTTCATGACGAGGTTCAGATAGCTTGTCGTACTGAAGAAATAGCAAAGCAGATAGGTGCTTATTGTGAGCAAGCAATGGAAAAAGTAACGGAAATATTTAGCTTTAGGTGTCCATTAAAAGCCAGTTATGACTTAGGGTTAACTTGGGCGGATACACATTAA
- a CDS encoding capsid assembly protein, whose translation MDVNEQENKTQEQETEVTETQPQESQQDIPQDPPQAEPEAKPEDQPKADVDEEQVKNLVEQAGLDFNVFQSEYEAGGKLSDESYQKLEAAGFPPEIVDAHIEGLRATEELQMQALYNTVGGEENLNQLLSWAGQHLKEEDINSFNEIAANGDMSQLSLALNGLKAQYESQNGSMQITSYSGTQPQVTTDIFHSQDDVQEAMSDPRYGVNETYTKEVEAKMMRTINAR comes from the coding sequence TTGGACGTAAACGAACAAGAAAATAAAACACAGGAACAAGAAACAGAAGTAACCGAAACACAGCCGCAAGAAAGTCAACAAGATATACCACAAGACCCGCCTCAAGCTGAACCTGAAGCAAAACCCGAAGACCAACCAAAAGCTGACGTTGACGAGGAGCAAGTTAAAAACCTCGTTGAACAGGCTGGTCTTGATTTTAATGTATTTCAAAGTGAATACGAGGCTGGTGGTAAATTATCTGATGAAAGCTACCAAAAGCTAGAGGCTGCTGGTTTTCCTCCAGAAATTGTTGATGCTCATATAGAGGGCTTGCGTGCTACTGAAGAATTACAAATGCAGGCTTTATATAACACAGTTGGAGGTGAAGAAAATTTAAACCAGCTTTTATCCTGGGCTGGTCAACACTTGAAAGAAGAGGACATTAATTCCTTTAATGAAATAGCAGCTAATGGAGACATGAGCCAACTCTCGTTAGCTTTAAATGGCCTCAAGGCACAATACGAATCACAAAATGGTTCAATGCAAATAACGTCGTATAGCGGGACACAGCCTCAAGTCACTACTGATATTTTCCATTCACAAGATGATGTCCAAGAGGCAATGTCAGACCCACGCTACGGCGTTAATGAGACTTACACAAAAGAAGTTGAAGCAAAAATGATGCGAACAATAAACGCACGTTAA
- a CDS encoding DUF3310 domain-containing protein → MNFNIGDVVAPKDSYFDNAYREGITPSLHRNRVYKVADTSPRAVHLEGEGIYFSGHFETISENTSSEATVEKAIQYKFNEPDYFKELEQYVDSTYSQHYASKGVQTAELIFADAQRGLHYTLSNIVKYADRFGKKDGKNRQDLLKIAHYTIHALHCLDKLEDNNG, encoded by the coding sequence TTGAACTTTAATATTGGCGATGTCGTTGCACCAAAAGATTCATATTTTGATAACGCTTATCGGGAAGGTATAACACCAAGCTTGCACCGTAACCGTGTTTATAAGGTGGCTGATACTTCTCCGCGCGCCGTCCATTTAGAAGGTGAAGGTATATATTTCTCTGGTCACTTTGAAACGATAAGCGAAAATACTTCAAGTGAAGCTACTGTGGAAAAAGCTATTCAATATAAGTTTAATGAACCTGATTACTTCAAAGAACTAGAGCAATACGTCGACAGTACCTACAGCCAGCACTATGCATCAAAAGGCGTACAAACAGCAGAACTTATTTTCGCAGATGCCCAACGTGGTCTACATTACACATTAAGTAACATTGTGAAGTACGCTGACCGCTTTGGGAAAAAGGACGGTAAGAATAGACAGGACTTACTGAAGATAGCTCACTACACCATACATGCCCTTCATTGCTTAGATAAACTGGAGGATAACAATGGCTAA
- a CDS encoding phage antirepressor KilAC domain-containing protein, giving the protein MNNINSSSLTTTASIIIENVNIRQDSQGRFCLNDLHKAAGGLKKSQPSDFLRLTTTQALVAEISTPGIPGLQENQALSVINGGPDRGTYVCKELVYAYGMWISPAFHLKVIRTFDDLVTGRLKVQQEESNLLSRALIIADKRLNELLPKAAFVDNYIEANGTLGLREAAKTLNIKPNYFTQKLREERILYYNVKKQNVATQAYMDRGYFVVKTALNSANEMVYQSTRVTPRGMEWLAKRFAA; this is encoded by the coding sequence ATGAATAATATTAATTCTTCATCTCTAACAACTACAGCATCTATCATCATAGAGAACGTAAATATTCGCCAAGATTCACAAGGCAGATTTTGTCTTAATGATTTGCATAAGGCTGCTGGTGGTTTGAAGAAAAGTCAGCCTAGTGACTTTTTAAGACTTACTACTACACAAGCATTAGTGGCTGAGATTTCCACTCCGGGAATTCCCGGACTGCAAGAAAATCAAGCACTTAGCGTAATTAACGGAGGTCCGGACAGAGGAACCTATGTTTGCAAGGAACTTGTCTACGCTTACGGCATGTGGATTAGTCCAGCGTTTCACCTAAAAGTAATCCGTACCTTTGATGACCTAGTAACTGGTCGATTAAAAGTACAGCAGGAGGAAAGTAACCTTTTATCTCGTGCCCTAATTATTGCTGATAAAAGATTAAATGAGTTGTTGCCCAAAGCCGCCTTCGTAGACAACTACATAGAAGCTAACGGCACCCTTGGCCTACGTGAAGCTGCCAAAACGCTAAACATAAAGCCCAACTACTTTACCCAGAAGCTACGCGAAGAACGCATCCTCTACTACAACGTGAAAAAGCAGAACGTAGCTACACAAGCCTATATGGACCGTGGTTACTTCGTCGTTAAGACAGCGTTAAACAGTGCTAATGAAATGGTTTACCAGAGCACCCGCGTCACACCTCGTGGCATGGAGTGGTTAGCTAAACGCTTCGCTGCTTAA
- a CDS encoding virion core protein, T7 gp14 family, translated as MCHPAIPAAIAAVTSAYSIHEQGQQAAFQDALAEHNQNRQNKALLEDYKNQNSQLNIQEAEEDDAATEEKIRIKRETQKRIAEARVSSAEAGVSGLSIDSLVSDIIRGGANNVSTIESNLESSAWQRQRERQALWNNARYGLRSHASYKPSKMAKSIGSALQISSAAMGAYSSAGGSFGGS; from the coding sequence ATGTGTCACCCAGCAATTCCCGCAGCAATCGCGGCTGTAACCTCTGCTTATAGTATACATGAGCAAGGCCAGCAAGCCGCTTTTCAAGATGCTCTCGCAGAGCACAACCAAAATAGGCAGAATAAAGCCTTATTAGAAGATTACAAAAATCAGAATTCGCAATTAAATATTCAAGAAGCCGAAGAAGACGATGCGGCTACCGAAGAAAAAATACGAATAAAACGTGAAACCCAGAAGCGTATCGCAGAAGCTCGCGTAAGCTCAGCGGAAGCTGGCGTTTCTGGTCTATCCATCGACTCCCTTGTTAGCGACATAATTAGAGGAGGTGCCAATAACGTTAGCACGATAGAAAGTAATTTAGAGTCATCCGCTTGGCAAAGACAAAGAGAACGACAGGCGCTGTGGAATAATGCCCGGTACGGCTTACGGTCACACGCCAGTTATAAGCCAAGTAAGATGGCTAAAAGTATTGGGTCTGCCTTGCAGATAAGTAGCGCTGCTATGGGTGCCTATTCTTCTGCTGGCGGCTCCTTTGGAGGAAGCTAA
- a CDS encoding capsid protein: MTTNSNFPLAQTVSFTGQQNKSGDKRELFEELFAGEVIKTFKKKNIMMDKHKVKTIKGGRSWSFPLVGTTGAKYHVPGHEIQADSIAHAKRTVTIDELLISPVFIDNLDEAMNHYDVRATYSSECAHALANAADQNILRMACKAAAITNEEQCVAAGLTPVEGETFTNNITFAKAGDEKVGSKIFNALMQAAEERALKDVTEEAYCIMNPTTYYALFNDTDISKLIHINRDVGGEGSVAKGHVAELAGFKLYMSNNLPNTNETAGLVGTPESRVRPDAYRGDYSKVAAIVMSPSAVCTVKLFDLQTDSEKQVSRRGWFFVAEYAMGHNILRPACAMTILKK, encoded by the coding sequence ATGACAACAAATTCAAACTTTCCTTTAGCACAAACAGTTTCTTTCACTGGACAACAAAATAAATCAGGCGATAAACGAGAGCTGTTTGAAGAACTTTTTGCTGGTGAAGTAATAAAAACCTTCAAAAAGAAAAATATCATGATGGACAAGCACAAGGTCAAAACAATTAAAGGTGGCCGGTCTTGGTCCTTCCCCTTAGTAGGCACTACTGGTGCTAAGTACCACGTCCCAGGGCACGAGATTCAAGCAGACTCAATTGCTCACGCTAAACGTACAGTTACAATCGATGAGCTGCTAATAAGTCCAGTCTTTATTGATAACTTAGACGAGGCAATGAATCATTATGATGTACGAGCTACTTACTCTTCAGAGTGTGCTCACGCCTTAGCTAATGCAGCTGACCAAAATATTTTACGAATGGCGTGTAAAGCAGCAGCAATCACAAATGAAGAACAATGTGTTGCTGCTGGCCTTACTCCTGTTGAAGGTGAAACATTTACAAATAATATTACCTTCGCAAAAGCAGGAGATGAAAAAGTGGGTTCAAAAATCTTTAACGCTTTAATGCAAGCAGCTGAAGAACGAGCATTAAAAGACGTTACAGAAGAAGCTTACTGTATTATGAATCCAACCACGTACTACGCACTGTTTAATGACACAGATATCTCTAAGCTAATCCATATTAATCGTGATGTAGGTGGAGAAGGCTCTGTAGCTAAAGGCCATGTGGCAGAGTTAGCAGGTTTTAAGTTGTACATGAGTAATAATCTGCCAAACACTAACGAGACAGCAGGCTTAGTAGGTACACCAGAGTCTCGCGTTCGTCCTGATGCATATCGTGGTGATTATTCAAAAGTCGCAGCTATTGTTATGTCACCAAGTGCTGTATGTACTGTGAAATTATTTGATTTACAGACAGATAGTGAGAAGCAGGTATCTCGGCGTGGCTGGTTCTTTGTCGCTGAGTACGCTATGGGTCATAACATCTTACGCCCAGCGTGTGCCATGACAATTTTGAAAAAATAA
- a CDS encoding phage antirepressor KilAC domain-containing protein: MQIIPFQFNTSSIRVIDKDGEPWFVAKDVAVLLGYKEPRKAVLRHCLGGMKRPLPTTAGIRELVIIPERDVYRLIMRSKLPEAQQFEDWVVGEVLPSIRKTGNYGLSKIDWGNTSQVAGLLAQSIERVQEQDKQIAELKPKANFHDRVAVLDESTSVEKAAKIIGTGRNRLMAFLRRNEWVTMRNVPYQAKINQGLMDVKINPWTDNYGRLHENITPLVTAKGLVKLQKMWDNEY; this comes from the coding sequence GTGCAAATAATTCCATTTCAATTTAATACCTCATCAATCCGTGTCATTGATAAAGACGGTGAACCTTGGTTTGTGGCTAAGGATGTTGCAGTTTTACTAGGATATAAAGAGCCACGGAAAGCTGTTTTAAGACATTGTCTTGGGGGGATGAAACGCCCCCTACCTACAACGGCAGGCATTAGAGAGTTAGTAATCATTCCAGAACGCGATGTTTATCGACTCATCATGCGCTCAAAGCTGCCTGAAGCCCAACAGTTTGAAGATTGGGTTGTTGGTGAAGTTCTCCCCAGTATTAGGAAAACAGGCAATTATGGCTTATCAAAAATTGACTGGGGCAACACAAGCCAAGTTGCTGGTCTCTTAGCGCAATCAATAGAGCGTGTTCAGGAACAAGATAAACAAATTGCCGAGTTAAAGCCTAAAGCTAACTTTCATGACCGCGTAGCAGTCCTTGACGAATCTACCAGCGTCGAAAAAGCAGCAAAAATAATTGGCACAGGTCGTAATCGTTTAATGGCATTCTTACGTAGAAATGAGTGGGTCACAATGCGCAACGTGCCTTATCAAGCAAAAATAAATCAGGGCCTAATGGATGTAAAAATTAATCCTTGGACAGATAATTATGGAAGATTGCATGAAAATATTACGCCTCTCGTGACAGCTAAAGGTTTAGTTAAGCTTCAAAAAATGTGGGATAACGAATATTAA
- a CDS encoding portal protein: MELNKSTAKGRYEKLKTERGPFLERARKCAELTIPTLVPPEGATGHTNYATPYQSIGARALNYLAARFLLTLLPPNAPFFRLKVDDEVMKEVNAGDKGKVEQALSAIERQVMDEIEQMALRVACYEALKHLVGTGNALLYMDPKDNKTRVFHLSSYVISRDPLGNVLEIITHETLSPSVLPEKVLMYLAEGNADKKEELSNQKTLNLYRHIKRVKNQWVSYEEINGKELPNTRAIFPLDGSPWLPLRFTTVDGESYGRSYAEQYYGDLHSLEKLSKAIVEGSVAASKVLLFVRPDAVTKRKDIQEAPNGETVRGDVNDVGVLQLNKFADFRVASDTVQQLTQRIAAAFLMNSSVQRDAERVTAEEIRFMAQELETALGGVYSILSQEFQLPIVKIILKRLQRKDKIPPLFDKVRPFVTTGIEALGRGQDLDKLTTFLRYLEVLGQETIARELNLNDYMARLAASIGIDTKGLIKSADQKAEEAKQQQEAMSQQMMQQAALNAAGPVANNLTKGE; encoded by the coding sequence TTGGAGTTAAATAAAAGTACAGCTAAAGGAAGATACGAAAAATTAAAAACAGAGCGAGGTCCCTTTCTCGAAAGAGCACGTAAATGTGCAGAGCTAACCATTCCAACCTTAGTTCCCCCGGAGGGAGCCACAGGTCACACAAATTACGCAACGCCTTATCAGTCAATTGGCGCTCGTGCGCTTAACTATTTAGCTGCTCGTTTCCTGTTAACCTTGCTGCCACCTAATGCTCCCTTTTTTAGATTAAAAGTAGATGACGAAGTAATGAAAGAGGTAAACGCAGGAGACAAAGGCAAAGTTGAGCAGGCACTTTCAGCGATTGAAAGACAGGTGATGGACGAAATAGAGCAAATGGCTTTACGTGTCGCCTGCTATGAAGCCCTTAAACACTTAGTTGGCACAGGGAATGCTTTGCTCTATATGGACCCAAAAGATAATAAGACGCGTGTCTTTCACCTATCATCTTATGTTATCTCGCGGGACCCACTAGGCAATGTGCTTGAAATAATTACGCACGAAACCCTGAGCCCTTCTGTGCTGCCAGAAAAAGTCCTGATGTATCTGGCAGAAGGCAATGCAGATAAAAAGGAGGAGTTGTCAAACCAGAAAACACTTAACTTATATCGTCATATTAAACGAGTAAAAAATCAGTGGGTGTCGTATGAAGAAATTAACGGAAAAGAACTACCTAATACAAGAGCTATATTCCCGCTTGATGGTTCCCCTTGGCTACCTTTACGCTTTACCACAGTTGATGGAGAGTCTTATGGTCGCTCTTATGCTGAGCAGTACTACGGTGATTTACATAGCTTAGAAAAGTTAAGCAAAGCTATTGTAGAGGGCTCTGTTGCGGCTTCTAAAGTTCTTCTTTTTGTGCGTCCTGATGCAGTTACCAAGCGTAAAGATATACAGGAAGCCCCCAACGGAGAAACAGTAAGAGGTGACGTTAACGATGTTGGTGTCCTGCAATTAAATAAGTTTGCTGATTTTCGTGTTGCTTCTGACACAGTGCAGCAGTTAACCCAGCGCATAGCAGCAGCTTTCCTAATGAATAGCAGTGTGCAGCGAGACGCTGAACGGGTAACTGCTGAAGAAATCCGCTTTATGGCTCAAGAATTAGAAACGGCGCTAGGTGGTGTCTATTCGATATTAAGCCAGGAATTCCAATTACCTATCGTTAAAATAATTCTTAAACGGTTACAACGGAAAGACAAAATACCTCCGCTTTTTGACAAGGTGCGTCCATTTGTAACGACAGGTATTGAAGCGTTAGGTCGTGGTCAAGACTTAGATAAATTAACCACATTCTTGCGTTATCTTGAAGTTTTAGGACAAGAAACCATAGCGCGTGAATTAAATCTTAACGATTACATGGCACGTCTTGCGGCATCCATAGGCATAGACACAAAAGGCTTAATTAAGAGTGCAGACCAGAAAGCAGAAGAAGCTAAGCAACAGCAAGAGGCAATGAGCCAACAAATGATGCAGCAGGCGGCACTTAATGCTGCTGGTCCTGTAGCAAATAATTTAACTAAAGGAGAATAA